A section of the Cygnus olor isolate bCygOlo1 unplaced genomic scaffold, bCygOlo1.pri.v2 scaffold_188_ctg1, whole genome shotgun sequence genome encodes:
- the LOC121063329 gene encoding non-structural maintenance of chromosomes element 3 homolog, which translates to MSQRKRSKGAAFSQGDDGDDDFSVSQTQTHSQVQRNLQRRSRDEVNRKVSELVQFLLVKDQKKIPIKRVDILKKVIREYKDVYSEIVNQAGRTLQQVFGLQLVEIDTKHHVYILTSNLPRVEGENLRRDNQTAKLGLLTIILSFIFMKGNSAKDSAVWEFLRRLRVQPGEKHEVFGDVKKLVTEEFVRQKYLEITPIPLTDPPEFSFQWGPRAAKETSKKDMLKFVAKIQEKEPSFWTSQYNEATANP; encoded by the exons ATGTCCCAGAGGAAGCGCAGCAAAGGGGCGGCCTTCAGCCAG GGGGATGATGGCGACGACGATTTTAGCGTGAGCCAGACGCAGACGCACAGCCAGGTGCAGAGGAACCTGCAGAGGCGCTCCCGGGATGAAGTGAATCGGAAG GTGAGTGAGCTAGTTCAGTTCCTGCTAGTGAAGGACCAGAAGAAGATCCCCATCAAGAGAGTCG ACATCCTGAAAAAAGTCATCAGGGAATACAAAGACGTCTACTCCGAGATCGTCAACCAGGCAGGCAGGACCCTGCAGCAG GTGTTCGggctgcagctggtggagaTCGACACCAAACACCACGTCTACATCCTCACCAGCAACCTGCCGCGCGTCGAGGGGGAGAACCTGAGGCG GGACAACCAGACAGCCAAGCTGGGCCTCCTCACCATCATCCTGAGCTTCATCTTCATGAAGGGCAACTCGGCCAAAGACA GTGCTGTATGGGAATTTCTCCGCCGGCTCCGGGTGCAGCCAGG GGAGAAGCACGAGGTGTTTGGGGACGTCAAGAAGCTGGTGACGGAGGAGTTTGTGCGGCAGAA GTACCTGGAGATCACCCCCATCCCCCTGACGGACCCCCCCGAGTTCAGTTTCCAGTGGGGGCCGCGGGCCGCCAAGGAGACCTCCAAGAAGGACATGCTGAAATTTGTGGCAAAG ATCCAAGAAAAGGAACCCAGCTTCTGGACGAGTCAATACAACGAGGCCACAGCCAacccctga